A genomic window from Brassica oleracea var. oleracea cultivar TO1000 chromosome C8, BOL, whole genome shotgun sequence includes:
- the LOC106309741 gene encoding probable RNA 3'-terminal phosphate cyclase-like protein translates to MGKTTYKRLKGSQSFRQRLLLATLSSTPIIIDEIRADDMIPGLLRHEMSLLRLFETVSDDCVVEVNETGTRLKYKPGIIMGGKNLVHSCALTRSMGYYLEPLLVLGLFGKKPLSIRLKGVTDDPKDLSVDTIRNATLHILKRFGVPSEGLDLKIEARGVAPEGGGEVLLTVPNVQSLTAVQWVEEGMVKKIRGWTFSARVSSDFEHSMRFAARGIFNNLLPDVHIFNDHKSGPAAGKSPGYGISLVAETTAGCYISADTAVSCGRTEETGEIDVERRERKPAEDTGVEIASWLLQEIEKGGVVDSTHQGLLFILCALCQQDVSKVRVGTLSNHGVETLRNLKEFLGVTFSFRPDPSTGTVILTCVGSGLINLSRKLS, encoded by the exons ATGGGGAAGACGACGTACAAGCGATTGAAGGGGAGCCAGAGCTTCAGGCAGAGGCTACTTCTCGCGACCCTTTCTTCGACACCTATCATCATCGATGAGATTCGCGCCGACGACATGATTCCTGGCCTCCTCCGTCACGAGATGTCTCTTCTCCGCCTCTTCGAGACTGTCTCCGATGACTGCGTCGTTGAGGTTAACGAGACGG GGACTCGATTGAAGTATAAGCCTGGAATAATAATGGGAGGGAAGAACTTAGTTCACAGTTGTGCCCTGACTCGATCCATGGGCTATTATCTGGAGCCATTGCTTGTGTTGGGCTTATTTGGAAAGAAACCGCTTTCGATTAGGCTTAAAG GAGTAACGGATGATCCTAAAGACCTGAGCGTTGACACAATCCGTAACGCTACTTTGCACATTTTAAAGCGTTTTGGAGTCCCTTCAGAAGGTTTGGATCTTAAAATCGAAGCACGTGGAGTAGCTCCAGAAGGAGGTGGAGAAGTTCTTTTAACAGTTCCAAATGTTCAGTCTCTCACC GCGGTCCAGTGGGTAGAGGAAGGAATGGTGAAGAAGATACGTGGCTGGACTTTCTCTGCAAGAGTTTCTTCTGACTTTGAACATTCCATGAGATTCGCTGCTCGTGGAATCTTTAACAACCTCTTGCCCGATGTTCACATTTTCAACGATCACAAGTCTGGCCCTGCGGCTGGAAA ATCACCTGGATATGGAATATCATTGGTAGCAGAAACAACAGCAGGGTGCTACATCTCTGCAGATACAGCAGTGTCTTGTGGAAGAACAGAGGAAACAGGAGAGATCGATGTAGAGAGACGAGAGAGAAAACCAGCAGAAGACACAGGAGTTGAGATAGCTTCATGGCTTCTCCAAGAGATTGAGAAAGGCGGAGTTGTTGATTCAACACACCAG GGATTGTTGTTTATACTATGTGCTCTATGCCAACAAGACGTGTCAAAGGTACGAGTGGGAACGTTATCAAATCATGGAGTTGAGACGTTGCGGAACTTAAAAGAGTTTTTGGGAGTTACTTTTAGCTTCAGACCTGATCCTTCGACAGGAACTGTCATACTCACTTGCGTTGGAAGTGGTCTGATTAATCTCTCCAGAAAGCTATCTTGA
- the LOC106307823 gene encoding uncharacterized protein LOC106307823, whose product MAPLPLIPNQTQSQTRLSSSDPKKKKSRKKQTPLPQTQTQTQTLKKKTVQSSSSSWSQIKNLLSCKQIEGPRVHEPSKITSSSCGSSLCKFSDVSYGNARVIHRSDHSPESSNLGQDAGLLTRKPVTRGSSSTVISNGCGAYTSYSSSKAMQFRKLSGCYECHMIVDPSRYPVSPRICACPQCEEIFPKLETLEHHQAVRHAVSELGPEDSGRNIVDIIFKSSWLRKDSPIYNIERILKVHNTQRTIQRFEDCRDAVKSQVHASTRKEPRSAADGNELLRFQCTTVSCSLGSRGSTSLCSNFPGCRVCTIIRHGFHAKTLRLGGGANEIKGVRTTASSGRAHDASRCFDQRRAMLVCRVIAGRVRRVQSDAQEDENGSGSYDSVAGPAGVYTNLDDLVVFNPKAILPCFVVIYKVSEP is encoded by the exons ATGGCTCCTCTGCCTTTAATACCGAACCAAACCCAATCGCAAACGCGTTTATCTTCTTCAGACCCAAAGAAGAAGAAGAGCAGAAAGAAGCAAACTCCTCTCCCTCAGACACAAACACAAACGCAAACTCTGAAGAAAAAGACGGTACAGTCATCATCGTCGTCATGGAGCCAGATAAAGAACCTTTTGAGTTGCAAACAAATAGAAGGGCCACGAGTGCACGAACCATCAAAGATTACGTCATCATCTTGCGGCTCTTCTCTATGTAAGTTTAGTGATGTTAGTTACGGTAACGCCCGCGTGATTCATCGCTCAGATCACTCGCCGGAGAGTAGCAATCTGGGTCAGGATGCCGGACTGTTGACCCGAAAACCTGTCACCCGTGGATCTTCTTCAACGGTTATATCTAACGGTTGTGGAGCTTACACGTCATATTCCTCTTCCAAAGCCATGCAATTCAGAAAACTCTCTGGTTGCTATGAGTGCCACATGATTGTTGATCCAAGCAG GTATCCAGTTTCACCAAGAATATGTGCATGTCCACAATGTGAGGAGATTTTCCCTAAGCTTGAAACTCTAGAGCATCATCAAGCAGTTCGTCATGCCG TGTCGGAGTTGGGGCCAGAGGATTCAGGACGAAACATAGTGGACATCATCTTCAAATCTAGCTGGTTACGTAAGGACAGTCCAATCTACAACATCGAGCGGATATTAAAAGTCCACAACACTCAGCGCACGATCCAACGGTTTGAGGATTGTCGGGACGCGGTCAAATCCCAGGTACATGCCTCTACCAGAAAAGAGCCTCGTTCAGCAGCCGACGGCAACGAGCTACTCCGTTTCCAGTGCACCACCGTTTCTTGCTCGCTCGGCTCCCGCGGTTCAACATCTCTATGCTCCAACTTTCCTGGCTGCCGTGTCTGCACCATTATCCGCCACGGCTTCCACGCCAAAACGCTGCGTTTAGGCGGTGGGGCCAATGAGATAAAGGGAGTGAGGACCACGGCGAGCAGCGGAAGAGCACACGATGCATCGAGGTGCTTTGACCAGAGGAGAGCGATGCTTGTCTGTCGTGTGATTGCCGGAAGAGTGAGGCGCGTGCAGAGCGATGCACAGGAAGATGAAAATGGTTCTGGCTCGTATGATTCTGTTGCGGGGCCCGCGGGGGTCTACACAAACCTCGATGACTTGGTTGTGTTTAATCCCAAAGCTATACTTCCCTGCTTCGTAGTAATCTACAAAGTTTCCGAGCCTTAA